In a single window of the Nilaparvata lugens isolate BPH chromosome 1, ASM1435652v1, whole genome shotgun sequence genome:
- the LOC111043580 gene encoding protein KRTCAP2 homolog: MAVSSGTSFLLSSILTVLLFSGMQMYRQWLSSSQLHTIFGGYLGSLLFILCLTAVGNIESAVFGKTFQTKLFPEVLVCLFAALFASGMVHRVCTTTCLLFSLVALYFINRISQQTHTMPAPVHSVHPQKKKK, encoded by the exons ATGG CTGTTTCGAGTGGAACATCGTTTCTGCTGTCTTCAATTCTGACCGTGCTGCTGTTCTCCGGAATGCAAATGTACCGCCAATGGCTGTCTTCCTCTCAGCTACATACAATATTTGGAGGCTACCTTGGATCTCTTCTGTTTATACTGTGTCTTACT GCTGTTGGTAATATTGAGTCAGCGGTTTTTGGCAAGACATTCCAGACCAAGCTTTTTCCTGAGG TATTGGTCTGTCTTTTCGCCGCGCTTTTTGCCTCGGGGATGGTTCACAGAGTTTGTACGACTACATG CTTACTATTCTCATTGGTTGCACTCTACTTCATCAATAGAATATCTCAGCAAACGCATACGATGCCTGCTCCGGTTCACAGTGTGCATCCgcagaaaaagaaaaagtga
- the LOC111043579 gene encoding long-chain-fatty-acid--CoA ligase 1 yields MPCCKCCYHEPIKIPIDLNNQSELLRGPEIVRISKFYREAKEGKFFSYFSEETQTLYETFRRGAKISNNGPCLGWREQHSKPYQWMHYNETLLRARNFGSGLVALGLVPGQHTFIGVYSQNCPEWILTEQGAYCYSMVIVPLYDTLGPDACAYIIKQAEISVVVCENDAKCNLLIEKAPRCLKKLITIRDVRPATNQRAKNRGIEILHFEDIEKNGALKSHPEKPPLPDDLCTICYTSGTTGNPKGVMLTHQNVVAGVCAVIMQLGEHKPNTSDVMISFLPLAHMLERCCENGMYMVGGSVGFYSGDIRRLSDDMRALRPTVAPAVPRLLNRMFDKATVEASNSCIKRLLLNMALSAKENEIKRGIIRNNGFWDRFVFRKMQDGMGGRLRLMIVGSAPLAGNVLTFARCALGCLIVEGYGQTECCAPITLTVQGDFIPEHVGPPVACCMVKLADVPEMEYYAAYHQGEVCVKGTNVFPGYYKDPEATEQTIDETGWHHTGDIGQWLPNGTLKIIDRKKHIFKLSQGEYIVPEKIENIYIRSQYVHQVFVHGESLKSCIVAVVVPDVDVIKCWASENRIPGTLSVLCANAEVKKLIIDDMITWGKDGGLKSFEQVKDIYLHPDPFSVQNGLLTPTLKSKRPTLRAYFKPQIEDMYTKLQ; encoded by the exons GGACCAGAGATTGTCAGAATATCAAAATTCTACAGAGAAGCTAAAGAAGGAAAATTCTTCAGCTACTTTTCCGAAGAAACTCAAACTCTGTACGAAACATTCAGACGAGGAGCGAAGATCTCAA ACAACGGGCCATGCCTGGGATGGAGAGAGCAGCATTCCAAGCCATACCAGTGGATGCACTACAACGAGACCCTGCTACGAGCACGCAACTTCGGCTCAGGCCTGGTGGCGCTGGGTCTGGTGCCCGGCCAGCACACCTTCATCGGCGTCTACAGCCAGAACTGTCCCGAGTGGATCCTCACCGAGCAGGGCGCTTACTGCTATTCCATGGTCATTGTGCCTCTCTACGACACTCTTGGACCTGATGCCTGTGCCTACATCATAAAACAAG CTGAAATATCAGTTGTTGTTTGTGAGAACGACGCCAAATGTAATCTGCTCATCGAGAAAGCGCCTCGCTGCCTGAAAAAGCTCATCACGATAAGAGATGTGCGTCCCGCTACAAACCAGAGAGCCAAAAATAGAGGCATAGAAATATTACATTTTGAAGACATTGAGAAAAACGGAGCCTTGAAAAGCCACCCAGAAAAG CCTCCGTTACCCGATGACCTGTGTACAATATGCTACACGTCAGGCACAACAGGCAATCCAAAAGGAGTAATGCTGACTCATCAGAACGTGGTGGCCGGCGTGTGTGCGGTCATCATGCAGCTGGGAGAACACAAACCCAACACTTCCGATGTCATGATCTCCTTCCTTCCATTGGCGCACATGCTCGAACGATGCTGCGAG AACGGGATGTACATGGTTGGTGGTTCGGTGGGATTCTACTCGGGCGACATCCGACGCTTGTCGGATGACATGAGGGCGCTGCGACCGACGGTCGCCCCCGCCGTGCCCCGCCTCCTCAACCGCATGTTCGACAAGGCCACCGTCGAGGCCAGCAACTCATGCATAAAGCGGTTGCTCCTTAACATGGCTCTCAGtgccaaagaaaatgaaatcaaAAG AGGTATAATCCGTAATAACGGGTTTTGGGACAGATTTGTGTTTCGGAAGATGCAAGATGGAATGGGAGGAAGACTGAGGCTGATGATAGTTGGCTCCGCACCACTGGCTGGCAATGTCCTGACTTTTGCAAGATGCGCCCTCGGATGTTTG ATTGTTGAAGGTTACGGGCAAACGGAATGTTGTGCGCCGATCACGCTGACAGTGCAGGGTGACTTCATCCCGGAGCACGTCGGTCCCCCGGTCGCCTGCTGCATGGTCAAGCTGGCCGACGTGCCCGAGATGGAGTACTACGCCGCCTACCACCAGGGCGAGGTCTGTGTCAAGGGCACCAATGTGTTCCCCGGCTACTACAAGGACCCCGAGGCCACCGAGCAGACCATTGACGAGACGGGCTGGCACCACACTGGCGATATTGGACAATGGCTACCC AATGgcacattaaaaataattgatcgCAAGAAGcatatattcaaattatcacaaGGAGAATATATTGTACCAGAGAAAATCGAGAACATCTACATCAGGAGTCAGTATGTTCATCAAGTATTTGTACATGGAGAATCACTCAAG TCGTGCATCGTAGCAGTGGTGGTACCTGATGTGGATGTCATTAAATGTTGGGCCTCAGAGAATCGAATTCCAGGAACTCTTTCCGTTCTATGCGCCAATGCTGAGGTTAAAAAATTGATTATCGATGATATGATTACATGGGGCAAGGATGGAGGtctaaaatcatttgaacaa gtCAAAGATATATATCTTCATCCAGATCCTTTTTCGGTTCAAAATGGCCTATTAACACCAACTTTGAAATCTAAAAGACCAACACTTAGAGCATATTTCAAACCACAAATCGAAGACATGTACACAAAACTACAATAG